The DNA window AAACATGGGTGTTAAGGCTTTTTCAAAAATATCACTTTGATACAAGCCTGAACCCAAATGCATGTGTAGACCAATGACCTTAAGCTGGCTTTCTTTACATAATTTCAATGCTTGTTTTAAATCTTTTTGAGCTATTCCAAACTTTGCATCTTCTCCTGCGGTAATAACTTTTTTGTTTTCTCCTTCACCCATGCCTGGGTTAATTCTTAGTGAAATGTCACTGTTGGGATACAGTTTAGCATAAGTAGATAGTTCACTGAGCGAGCCTAAGTTGAGTAAGACGCCTTCATCTTTTACCGTTTGCAACTCATGTTTATCACTGGCACAGCCAGTAAAGACAATGTGTGAATGATCAAAGCCCAACTTTTTAGCCAGCTTGATTTCAAAAGGAGAGACCGTATCAATACCGTCGATGCCTTCTTTTTTTAACAATGAAATAATAAAGGGATTGTAATTGGCTTTGATGGCATAATAAAATTGTGTTGACGGTGAAAATGCAGCTTTGAGTTGTTGGACTCTCTGACTAAGGTTTTTTTCTTCTGTTAGAAACGTGGGAGAAGAGAACTGTTGATAACAGTGTTTTGCATGCTCTAAGCTAGGAATAAACATAAGTGCTTACCATATAGTGAATGTGGCAGAAAGTTCAAGCTTATATCCAAACAGGCTTTAATATTTTGAAACGATAAAGCTCCAACTTGGAATATACAGCTGCTGATTTTGATCAAGCAACTGAGCAGGTGGGTTTAAAAAAGGCGCTGCTTTTTGTACAGAACGAACAGCTTCTTGATCTAAAGAGCTATTTCCTGAGGAGTCTACAATTTTAACCGCGATCAAGTGGCCATTTTGATCCATGCGTATACTTAGTTTTGTATTGTAAAACTTACCATTGAGGTTGTACCTAAAAACAATAGGCCTTGGTGACCATACATTTTCTAACTGTCTTTTCATCCGTATAAAAAATGAAGCATATTTAAATTTTTGAGCGTTGAGCAGGGTTTCATTGCCAAGCTCCAGTTCTGGAAGATAATTTTGCGGAGCGTTCATGGCACTTTGCTGATTACGAATATCATTCAGGATATACTCTGGAGAAAGAGAAAAGTTATAGTTCTTTTTTTCAGACTGTTCTTGGCTTTTTTCCTGAGAGCTTTTTGCGTTGCGTTGCGTACTGCGCTGGCGCGTTTCTTTCTCTGTATATGTGTTTCTATCACTCAGATATTGGCTGTCTTTATTAGGCTTTAGAGTTTCTGGTTGCAGTAAGTCAACAATTTGTTGGGGTAAGTTTTCTTTTTCTACCAGCTCCACTTTTTCAGATAAAGGTATGCTTTTTGGGCTTTGGATAAGATTAGTGGCTGTGTAAGCAAATAATAATATGAACAATAAATGTAAAACAATAGACGCCACAATAGCCTGTAGGGCTTTATTGTTTTTAAGCGTGGGGGGTCCCCCAATTTGTTTTAAAATTCCTTGTTCCAAAGCTAAACTTAATGATACACCATCGGCATGAATTATTCACATATCTTGTTGGATCGCTCAAAAAGACTTTTGTTGATCTTGGGTGGTTTTTTTATCTGCAATACGCTTGTAGCTGAGTTTGTGGGTGTCAAAATCTTTTCCTTTGAAGATAGTGTCGGAATTCCT is part of the bacterium genome and encodes:
- the lysA gene encoding diaminopimelate decarboxylase produces the protein MFIPSLEHAKHCYQQFSSPTFLTEEKNLSQRVQQLKAAFSPSTQFYYAIKANYNPFIISLLKKEGIDGIDTVSPFEIKLAKKLGFDHSHIVFTGCASDKHELQTVKDEGVLLNLGSLSELSTYAKLYPNSDISLRINPGMGEGENKKVITAGEDAKFGIAQKDLKQALKLCKESQLKVIGLHMHLGSGLYQSDIFEKALTPMFSLAQSLNDLKFVDLGGGFGVRHQRQQKQIDLDSFAKVLQQKLSEYKLSHLDIRFEPGKFLVAESTALICKVNVVKELAYQQCLILDTGFNHLIRPAFYQSYHEIINLSRPHENCVSTKIEGYLCESGDVFNPDLSFPKSQEGDYLAILSSGGYGSSMSSLYNFRPYAAEAMLTKDNEISVCRQTLNFDQIWSNMGWKE
- a CDS encoding TonB C-terminal domain-containing protein translates to MEQGILKQIGGPPTLKNNKALQAIVASIVLHLLFILLFAYTATNLIQSPKSIPLSEKVELVEKENLPQQIVDLLQPETLKPNKDSQYLSDRNTYTEKETRQRSTQRNAKSSQEKSQEQSEKKNYNFSLSPEYILNDIRNQQSAMNAPQNYLPELELGNETLLNAQKFKYASFFIRMKRQLENVWSPRPIVFRYNLNGKFYNTKLSIRMDQNGHLIAVKIVDSSGNSSLDQEAVRSVQKAAPFLNPPAQLLDQNQQLYIPSWSFIVSKY